The Myxocyprinus asiaticus isolate MX2 ecotype Aquarium Trade chromosome 39, UBuf_Myxa_2, whole genome shotgun sequence genome window below encodes:
- the LOC127429687 gene encoding uncharacterized protein LOC127429687, whose product MPCHVTATPQCASCHVTAKLQSAPCKVSDSSLANEPALQASFIPVTSFNGLFELELVPALVPTLNSPDQARGTFDPPTLLRPSEPWTPPWPVSPSTSARLYVPLAPLRSFSLSALPGSLIPPAPPWSVGHLALPWLSNPLATPCLSDPSAPPGTFIPTAPPWSSAPPAPPQSSDPPAPPCSSEPPAPPWSSLPPSPPCLQFVLCVWSILRRRRKKPH is encoded by the exons atgccatgccacgtcacagccacgcctcagtgtgcttcatgccatgtcacagccaagcttcagtctgctccatgcaaggtCTCAGACTCATCTCTGGCCAACGAACCAGCATTGCAGGCCTCGTTCATTCCAGTGACATCTTTCAATGGGCTGTTTGAgctggaattggttcccgcccttgtgcccacccttaattctcctgatcaggcaaggggaactttcgaccctccGACCCTGcttagaccctccgagccctggactccaccttggcctgtcagtccctcgacatcagctcggctctacgttcccttggctccactgcggtccttcagcctgtcagctttaccagggtccctcatccctccagctcctccttggtctgtcggtcacctggctctgccttggctctccaatccccTGGCTACGCCTTgtctctccgatccttcagctccaccagggaccttcatccctacggctccgccttggtcctcagccccaccggctccgcctcagtcttccgatcccccagctccaccttgctcctccgagcctccggcgccaccttggtcctccctgcctccgtcTCCACCCT GTCTTCAGTTTGTGCTCTGTGTTTGGTCCATTTTACGCAGACGACGGAAAAAGCCACACTAA